The Blochmannia endosymbiont of Colobopsis nipponica genome has a segment encoding these proteins:
- a CDS encoding 4-phosphoerythronate dehydrogenase translates to MKILVDEDLLYVKQLFSKLGEIVLLNGYNITIDCLKLIDALIVRSVTNVNAELLYNTSVKFVGSVTAGVDHLDLNWLTKSGVKFINAPGCNARSVVEYIFSGLFFLAKRYGFFLRDKIVGIIGVGNIGKLLCQLLDLLEVQTLLCDPPLAKGGAIGNWHALEKLVSEADILTFHVPLIYDGPYATWHMVDDDFLSALPSNRILINTCRGGVFDNYALLRALQNGKKINVILDVWEFEPKILLPLLYSIDIGTPHIAGSSIEGKIRGAQCIFNAYNNFISVDRVVNSPFLLPPIMYYRRLTSVLDEKLLSDLIHSVYDIYHDNISLKNNAEKFGYFEWFRKYYLNRREWSSLYVHSFYSADIEILRELGFS, encoded by the coding sequence ATGAAAATTTTAGTGGATGAAGATTTATTATATGTAAAACAACTTTTTAGTAAATTAGGTGAAATTGTACTTTTAAATGGATATAATATTACAATTGATTGTTTAAAGTTAATTGATGCTTTGATAGTGCGTTCCGTTACTAATGTAAATGCTGAATTACTGTATAATACATCAGTAAAATTTGTTGGTAGTGTTACTGCTGGTGTAGATCATCTCGATCTAAATTGGTTGACTAAATCTGGCGTTAAATTTATTAATGCACCAGGTTGTAATGCAAGGTCGGTTGTAGAGTATATATTTTCTGGATTATTTTTTTTAGCGAAACGTTATGGTTTTTTTTTGCGTGATAAAATAGTTGGTATAATTGGAGTGGGTAATATTGGTAAACTTTTATGTCAGCTTCTTGATTTACTTGAAGTACAAACTTTATTGTGTGATCCACCTTTAGCAAAAGGTGGTGCTATTGGTAATTGGCATGCATTGGAAAAATTAGTATCTGAAGCAGATATATTAACTTTTCATGTCCCTTTAATATATGATGGACCATATGCTACTTGGCATATGGTCGATGATGATTTTTTATCTGCTTTGCCTTCTAATCGTATTTTAATTAATACTTGTCGGGGAGGAGTATTTGATAATTATGCTTTATTAAGAGCATTGCAAAATGGAAAAAAAATAAATGTTATCCTAGACGTTTGGGAATTTGAACCCAAAATATTGTTGCCTTTATTGTATAGTATTGATATTGGAACTCCTCATATAGCCGGTTCTAGTATTGAAGGTAAAATTAGAGGCGCACAATGTATATTTAATGCTTATAATAATTTTATTTCTGTTGATCGAGTAGTGAATTCGCCATTTTTGCTTCCTCCAATAATGTATTATAGAAGATTAACTAGCGTATTAGATGAAAAGCTTTTATCTGATTTAATACATTCAGTATATGATATTTATCATGATAATATTTCTTTAAAGAACAACGCAGAAAAGTTTGGATATTTTGAGTGGTTTCGTAAATATTATTTAAATCGTCGAGAGTGGTCTTCACTGTATGTACACTCTTTTTATAGCGCTGATATTGAAATATTGAGAGAATTAGGTTTTAGTTAA
- the truA gene encoding tRNA pseudouridine(38-40) synthase TruA has protein sequence MYRLALCVEYDGSSYFGWQRQPYLPTVQANLENALSSIASEQIVVFCAGRTDARVHAIGQVVHFETKSYRLCSSWVTGVNSYLPSDISVHWVVIVDKDFHARFSAISRRYCYIIYNDRMRSAILYKRVTHYKKFLDVNKMAQAGKYLLGKNDFTSFQASGCQSYSSFRHLHHLFVHRYEQYVIIDIKANAFLYHMVRNIVGSLIEVGCNNKPVDWIAELLVKRDRSLAASIAPPDGLYLISVEYPSNFNFPTGSSIVPFF, from the coding sequence ATATATAGATTAGCTTTATGTGTTGAGTATGACGGTTCTTCTTATTTTGGATGGCAACGACAACCTTATTTACCAACTGTGCAAGCTAATTTAGAGAATGCTTTATCTTCAATAGCTTCTGAACAAATAGTTGTTTTTTGTGCTGGTCGAACTGATGCTCGAGTACATGCAATAGGACAGGTGGTGCATTTTGAAACTAAATCTTATCGGTTATGTTCTTCTTGGGTAACTGGTGTTAATAGTTATTTACCGTCGGATATTTCTGTACATTGGGTAGTAATAGTTGACAAGGATTTTCATGCTAGATTTAGTGCTATTTCAAGGCGTTATTGTTATATAATTTATAATGATAGGATGCGATCTGCAATTCTTTATAAAAGGGTAACTCATTACAAAAAATTTTTAGATGTAAATAAAATGGCACAAGCTGGGAAATATTTATTGGGTAAAAACGATTTTACTTCATTTCAAGCAAGTGGTTGTCAGTCGTATTCTTCTTTTCGCCATTTACATCATTTGTTTGTGCATCGATATGAGCAGTATGTAATAATAGATATTAAAGCCAATGCTTTTTTATATCACATGGTACGTAATATAGTAGGAAGTTTGATTGAGGTGGGTTGTAATAATAAACCTGTAGATTGGATTGCTGAATTATTGGTTAAACGCGATCGATCTTTAGCTGCGTCTATTGCTCCTCCAGATGGTCTCTACTTGATTTCAGTAGAATATCCTTCTAATTTTAATTTTCCTACGGGATCATCTATTGTTCCTTTTTTTTAA
- the accD gene encoding acetyl-CoA carboxylase, carboxyltransferase subunit beta, which translates to MSWIERILNKRTIKLAHKTNIPEGIWTKCNSCKQILYKEELKRNLEVCPKCDHHMFISARVRLLSFLDKDTVYEIGSELEPKDILKFKDIKKYKDRLLVAQKLTNEKEALVAMQGTLYGMRIIAVAFEFFFIGGSMSSVVGTKFVHAVNRALQFSCPLVCFSASGGARMQEALISLMQMAKTSAALAKLHNQCLPYISVLTNPTMGGVSASLAMLGDLNIAEPKALIGFAGPRVIEQTVREKLPDEFQRSEFLLEKGVIDLIIRRQELRLRLAKLLAKLTCHPQPRVEH; encoded by the coding sequence ATGAGTTGGATTGAACGCATTTTAAATAAAAGAACTATTAAACTAGCACATAAAACGAATATTCCAGAAGGAATTTGGACTAAATGTAATAGTTGTAAGCAAATATTATATAAAGAAGAATTAAAGCGTAATTTGGAAGTATGTCCTAAATGTGATCATCATATGTTTATATCTGCACGAGTCAGGTTGTTATCCTTTTTAGATAAGGATACGGTGTATGAGATAGGAAGTGAGTTAGAACCAAAAGATATTTTGAAATTTAAGGATATAAAAAAATATAAAGATAGATTGCTTGTTGCACAAAAGTTAACTAATGAAAAGGAAGCATTAGTTGCAATGCAAGGTACCTTATATGGTATGCGAATAATTGCAGTTGCTTTTGAGTTTTTTTTTATTGGAGGATCTATGTCTTCTGTAGTAGGAACTAAATTTGTACATGCTGTAAATCGAGCGTTACAATTTTCTTGTCCTCTTGTATGTTTTTCTGCTAGTGGTGGAGCTCGTATGCAAGAAGCATTGATTTCCTTAATGCAAATGGCCAAAACTAGTGCTGCTTTAGCTAAATTACATAATCAATGTTTACCTTATATTTCAGTATTAACCAACCCAACTATGGGGGGGGTATCAGCTAGTCTAGCAATGTTGGGTGATTTGAATATCGCTGAACCTAAAGCTTTAATAGGATTTGCAGGGCCGCGTGTTATCGAACAAACTGTACGTGAGAAGCTGCCTGATGAGTTTCAGCGTAGTGAATTTCTTTTAGAAAAAGGCGTCATTGATCTGATTATTCGTCGTCAAGAATTAAGATTACGTCTCGCAAAATTATTGGCTAAATTAACATGTCACCCGCAACCTCGAGTTGAACATTGA
- the folC gene encoding bifunctional tetrahydrofolate synthase/dihydrofolate synthase, whose protein sequence is MNIKSTIPKATSSLMRWLNYIQNLHYKNIDLGLDRILIVADRLGLLPISSFIILVGGTNGKGTTCCLLEHILIASGYRVGVYTSPHLLSYTERIRIQGRELPHITHTKVMALIEKNRGSISLSYFEFITLSALQLFKYSQLGVIILEVGVGGRLDATNIVSPNLSIITNVALDHTDLLGSDFISIAKEKSGILRFNKPAIIGEPLQPAILDILSHHGSCLFVKQYNWWYSIGKKDWCWWTSDDILRSLPLPKIPLNNAATVIAALYCLPLSISEKAIHRGLRNTNVLGRFQIVGKHPLIILDVAHNPHAASYLSERLSTVSFTGKLRAVVGMLSNKNIAETLRCLHHLVDIWYCVSLNVPLGSCAAELAAHIKTDSNVLKFPNVDTAWTKVMKDVDVKDCILVFGSFYIVSPVMKLIYFSSL, encoded by the coding sequence ATGAATATAAAAAGCACTATACCAAAAGCAACTTCTTCATTAATGAGGTGGTTAAATTATATTCAAAACTTGCATTATAAAAATATTGATTTAGGTTTAGATCGAATCTTAATTGTAGCTGATAGACTTGGTCTTTTACCTATTAGTTCTTTTATTATACTTGTAGGAGGTACTAATGGTAAAGGCACTACTTGTTGTTTATTAGAACATATTTTAATCGCTAGTGGTTATAGAGTTGGTGTTTATACCTCTCCTCATTTGTTAAGTTATACTGAGCGAATACGTATTCAAGGCAGAGAATTACCTCATATCACCCACACTAAAGTTATGGCTTTAATTGAAAAAAATCGTGGTTCGATTTCTTTGAGTTATTTCGAGTTTATTACCTTATCAGCACTTCAATTATTTAAATATTCACAGTTAGGAGTAATAATTTTAGAAGTCGGTGTCGGAGGACGTTTAGATGCTACAAATATTGTTAGTCCTAATTTGTCTATAATTACTAATGTCGCATTAGATCACACTGATTTATTAGGATCGGATTTTATTAGTATAGCTAAAGAGAAATCTGGTATTCTTCGTTTTAATAAACCAGCTATTATTGGTGAACCTTTACAACCCGCCATTTTAGATATATTGTCCCATCATGGTTCTTGTTTATTTGTTAAGCAATATAATTGGTGGTATAGCATAGGAAAGAAAGACTGGTGTTGGTGGACTTCTGACGATATTTTGAGATCATTACCTTTACCTAAAATTCCATTGAATAATGCAGCTACTGTTATTGCCGCGTTATATTGCTTGCCATTATCTATTTCTGAAAAAGCGATACATAGAGGTTTGCGTAATACAAATGTATTAGGACGTTTTCAAATTGTTGGTAAGCATCCTTTAATTATTTTAGACGTAGCACATAATCCTCATGCAGCTAGCTATTTATCTGAACGTCTATCAACTGTTTCTTTTACTGGTAAACTTAGAGCTGTTGTTGGGATGTTATCAAATAAAAATATTGCTGAAACGTTACGTTGTTTGCATCATTTAGTAGATATTTGGTATTGTGTATCATTAAATGTTCCTTTGGGGTCCTGTGCAGCGGAGTTAGCTGCACATATAAAAACTGATTCAAATGTGTTAAAATTTCCAAATGTTGATACCGCTTGGACTAAAGT